In the genome of Streptomyces racemochromogenes, one region contains:
- a CDS encoding ROK family transcriptional regulator, translating into MHAPLNSPYRQLRGGDGRREANTSAVLRTVLDHGPVARRRIAALTGLSPAAVSRQVVDLAGLGLVRERPELVAAAGVGRPQVPVDIDCGRVAVAGVHIGVPGATLSLIDLRGRVLAREDVSGREPGPAGILGRVTSRLPAFLAAHRGGLTIAGVGAVLGGRVDPERGIAVRHEPLGWYEVPLRDALERVTGLPVYVDNHARALAQSEILFGHPDAQHSIVAVFVGHVVDAALGSGGRVHLGPRAATSDVAHQPVPGSRAKCGCGRTGCFEAVVSDTVLFAEAAERGIIAEPDRALLSEAVAAGHPGADRLVRHRARLIGRAVALLADLVNPDVVVVHETFSGAHPRYLEAIREEAVVRSHLCDDPERIVAPGTGERALDVAAGTAVLANIYADPLRTVAFDQSPGV; encoded by the coding sequence TGCACGCCCCGCTGAACAGCCCCTATCGGCAACTTCGCGGCGGCGACGGCCGGCGGGAGGCGAACACCTCCGCGGTGCTGCGGACCGTGCTCGACCACGGTCCGGTGGCGCGCAGGCGGATCGCGGCCCTCACCGGGCTCAGCCCGGCCGCGGTCTCGCGGCAGGTGGTCGACCTCGCCGGGCTGGGGCTGGTGCGGGAGCGTCCCGAACTGGTCGCCGCGGCGGGCGTCGGCCGTCCGCAGGTTCCCGTGGACATCGACTGTGGCCGGGTCGCGGTGGCCGGTGTGCACATCGGGGTGCCGGGCGCGACGCTGTCCCTGATCGACCTGCGCGGGCGCGTCCTGGCGCGGGAGGACGTGAGCGGTCGGGAGCCCGGCCCGGCCGGGATCCTTGGGCGGGTGACCAGCCGGCTGCCCGCCTTCCTCGCCGCGCACCGGGGTGGCCTCACCATCGCGGGCGTGGGTGCGGTGCTGGGCGGAAGGGTGGACCCGGAGCGGGGGATCGCGGTACGGCACGAACCGCTCGGCTGGTACGAGGTACCGCTGCGCGACGCGTTGGAGCGGGTGACCGGGCTGCCGGTGTACGTCGACAACCACGCGCGCGCCCTCGCCCAGTCGGAGATCCTCTTCGGCCATCCCGATGCGCAGCACAGCATCGTCGCGGTCTTCGTGGGGCATGTGGTCGACGCGGCTCTGGGCAGTGGCGGCCGGGTGCACCTCGGGCCGCGCGCGGCCACCAGCGACGTGGCGCACCAGCCCGTACCCGGGAGCCGGGCGAAGTGCGGCTGTGGCAGGACCGGCTGCTTCGAGGCGGTGGTCTCCGACACCGTCCTGTTCGCGGAAGCCGCGGAGCGGGGCATCATCGCCGAACCGGACCGCGCCCTGCTCTCCGAGGCCGTGGCGGCGGGACACCCCGGCGCGGACCGTCTGGTACGGCACCGGGCGCGGTTGATCGGCCGGGCGGTCGCGCTGCTGGCAGACCTGGTCAATCCGGACGTGGTGGTGGTGCACGAGACCTTCTCCGGGGCCCATCCGCGGTACCTCGAGGCGATCCGTGAGGAGGCGGTCGTACGCTCCCACCTGTGTGACGACCCGGAGCGGATCGTGGCTCCCGGAACCGGGGAACGGGCACTGGACGTCGCCGCCGGCACGGCCGTTCTGGCCAACATCTACGCCGATCCGCTCAGAACGGTGGCGTTTGACCAATCACCGGGTGTCTGA
- a CDS encoding putative leader peptide gives MTPTVRLVSRRHVDLCRHASAICAVPSPGCPR, from the coding sequence ATGACCCCGACCGTGCGGCTCGTTTCCCGCCGGCATGTCGACCTGTGTCGCCATGCCAGCGCGATCTGTGCCGTGCCGTCGCCGGGCTGTCCCCGCTGA
- a CDS encoding ABC transporter substrate-binding protein: protein MTTLPPLSRRGLLRAVGAGSLLMTLGACRSAVDESTPAAAASPRRGGTLTVAHGVDFTPALLFAVSAMTLVPRLVFNTLTRYDDKLRPQPELAKSWQVAPDGKSITFTLRDDVTFHNGRRFTADDVIFAVQNLQNPVRAAQLRSTAAAVTSFEKRGDHEITLGLAHPVSNLFDLFEFMFIADKDSVEDAVTGKRLIGTGPYTFTGRDPGASLSFARNERYWQPGRPYLDRVEIRVIPQPDSLLSSLRTAQSQLSFDVRGQDVAQLKDDKQFRIKGYDTGAGALYLGANVKEQYTGDKRVRQALSWAVDRERIVKQVLGGYGQASAAPWPKSSPAYSDANASRYRHDPDKARALLKEAGHDSLSLPLAHASVPRVTAIAQIIQYDLKQIGITTELQPYDSATMQKKLIAQQMPALWTMGHGFAQVHPSTLAVSAYPFNEAKNTSQFSSAAYTEAVRAAWVRDDAEGPGAVAAYQRISDQLLDEAFIIDLAVEAQVEVATAKVHGADLNKFGYLILDDAYLV, encoded by the coding sequence ATGACCACGCTCCCTCCCCTCTCCCGGCGGGGCCTGCTGCGCGCCGTGGGTGCCGGCTCCCTCCTCATGACGCTGGGGGCCTGCCGCTCCGCGGTCGACGAGAGCACGCCCGCCGCCGCGGCGAGTCCCCGTAGGGGAGGCACCCTGACCGTCGCGCACGGGGTCGACTTCACTCCGGCCCTGCTCTTCGCGGTGAGCGCGATGACCCTCGTCCCACGCTTGGTCTTCAACACCCTCACCCGCTACGACGACAAGCTGCGGCCGCAGCCGGAACTGGCGAAGTCCTGGCAGGTGGCCCCGGACGGCAAGAGCATCACCTTCACGCTCCGCGACGACGTCACCTTCCACAACGGCCGCAGGTTCACGGCGGACGACGTCATCTTCGCGGTGCAGAACCTCCAGAACCCGGTGCGAGCCGCCCAGTTGAGGTCCACGGCGGCCGCCGTCACCTCGTTCGAGAAGCGGGGCGACCACGAGATCACCCTCGGCCTCGCGCATCCCGTCAGCAACCTCTTCGACCTCTTCGAGTTCATGTTCATCGCCGACAAGGACTCCGTCGAGGACGCCGTCACCGGCAAGAGGCTCATCGGCACCGGGCCCTACACCTTCACCGGCCGCGATCCGGGCGCCTCCCTCAGCTTCGCGCGCAACGAGCGCTACTGGCAGCCCGGCCGCCCCTACCTGGACAGGGTCGAGATACGCGTCATCCCGCAGCCCGACTCGCTGCTCTCCTCGCTGCGCACCGCCCAGTCTCAGCTCTCGTTCGACGTCCGGGGTCAGGACGTGGCGCAGCTGAAGGACGACAAGCAGTTCCGGATCAAGGGGTACGACACGGGCGCCGGCGCCCTCTACCTCGGGGCGAACGTCAAGGAGCAGTACACCGGCGACAAGCGCGTGCGCCAGGCACTGTCCTGGGCCGTCGACCGCGAGCGCATCGTCAAGCAGGTCCTCGGCGGCTACGGCCAGGCGAGCGCGGCCCCCTGGCCGAAGTCCTCCCCCGCGTACAGCGACGCCAACGCGAGCCGCTACCGGCACGATCCGGACAAGGCGCGGGCCCTGCTGAAGGAGGCCGGGCACGACAGCCTGTCCCTGCCGCTGGCCCACGCTTCGGTCCCGCGGGTCACGGCCATCGCGCAGATCATCCAGTACGACCTGAAGCAGATCGGCATCACCACCGAGCTCCAGCCGTACGACTCGGCGACCATGCAGAAGAAGCTGATCGCCCAGCAGATGCCGGCGCTGTGGACGATGGGCCACGGCTTCGCCCAGGTCCACCCGTCCACCCTGGCCGTCAGCGCCTACCCCTTCAACGAGGCCAAGAACACCTCGCAGTTCAGCTCGGCCGCCTACACCGAGGCGGTGCGGGCGGCATGGGTGCGCGATGACGCGGAGGGCCCCGGGGCCGTGGCGGCCTACCAGCGCATCAGCGACCAGCTCCTCGACGAGGCCTTCATCATCGACCTCGCGGTGGAGGCCCAGGTGGAGGTCGCCACGGCCAAGGTGCACGGGGCGGACCTGAACAAGTTCGGCTACCTCATCCTCGACGACGCGTACCTGGTGTGA
- a CDS encoding ABC transporter permease: MRSYLLKRVPSALLVLALASFVVFVILRLIPGDPASTLAGPDAGPAAVGAIRARLGLDRPLSAQYVTWLGELVRGDLGPSYAIGGEVGELIGQGLGRTVELAVGALVLTVALGLALGVLGATGRGRGVRAGARAVATAALAVPPFVTGIVLVLVFAVALRLLPAGGYQSVLDAPDIGLQYLLLPALCLALPSGAVLGRSLQDGLERALAEDYVRTATAVGVTRRRIIWRHALPNALPSSVTVLGMQIGQLLSGAVVVEAVFAWPGLGMLAEQGVVRRDYPVVQALLLLLVAVFVAVQLLTDIVYAWLDPRIRWE; encoded by the coding sequence GTGCGCTCCTACCTGTTGAAGAGGGTTCCCTCCGCGCTGCTCGTCCTGGCGCTCGCCTCGTTCGTCGTCTTCGTGATCCTGCGCCTCATCCCGGGCGACCCGGCCAGCACTCTGGCCGGACCGGACGCCGGACCCGCGGCCGTCGGGGCGATCCGCGCCCGGCTCGGCCTGGACCGGCCGCTGTCGGCCCAGTACGTCACCTGGCTCGGCGAGCTCGTACGCGGCGACCTCGGACCCTCGTACGCCATCGGCGGCGAGGTCGGCGAGCTCATCGGCCAGGGGCTGGGCCGGACGGTGGAGCTGGCCGTCGGCGCCCTGGTGCTGACGGTCGCGCTCGGCCTGGCCCTGGGGGTGCTGGGGGCGACCGGGCGCGGACGCGGGGTGCGTGCCGGGGCGCGGGCGGTGGCCACCGCCGCGCTGGCCGTGCCGCCGTTCGTCACCGGCATCGTGCTGGTGCTGGTGTTCGCGGTGGCCCTGCGCCTGCTGCCCGCCGGCGGGTACCAGTCGGTGCTCGACGCCCCCGACATCGGCCTGCAGTACCTGCTGCTGCCCGCGCTGTGTCTCGCCCTGCCGAGCGGCGCCGTCCTCGGCCGCTCTCTCCAGGACGGGCTGGAGCGCGCCCTGGCCGAGGACTACGTACGCACCGCCACGGCCGTCGGCGTCACCCGCCGGCGCATCATCTGGCGGCACGCGCTGCCCAACGCCCTGCCGTCCTCCGTCACCGTACTCGGCATGCAGATCGGGCAGCTGCTCAGCGGAGCCGTGGTGGTCGAGGCCGTCTTCGCCTGGCCGGGGCTGGGCATGCTCGCCGAGCAGGGGGTGGTCCGCCGTGACTATCCCGTCGTCCAGGCCCTGCTCCTGCTGCTGGTCGCGGTGTTCGTCGCCGTCCAGCTGCTCACCGACATCGTCTACGCCTGGCTGGACCCCCGGATCAGGTGGGAGTGA
- a CDS encoding ABC transporter permease translates to MTTTTLPLRARNRYVGGLLTGRGITGLTLVSAIALTALLAPLLTSADPLAQSGDALLGPSSRHPFGTDDLGRDLFSRVLHGIRADLAIGLTAVPLAAAAGCALALLSVSSRAADAAVQRAFDLVLAFPGLILALTLTAIWGPGRLPVVAVIALAETPAFGRLLRGGILVQREREYAVAARVGGAGRLRVLFRHVLPNAVDPIVVQIATALSVAVFIEGAMSFIGVGIRPPEPSLGSILSQSTGYMGTHPTFAVAPLIAVTALVIGFTLVGEALNRGIRQ, encoded by the coding sequence ATGACGACCACGACCCTCCCGCTGCGCGCCCGCAACCGCTACGTGGGCGGACTGCTCACGGGGCGGGGCATCACCGGACTGACCCTGGTGTCCGCGATCGCCCTGACCGCGCTGCTGGCGCCGCTGCTCACCTCCGCCGACCCGCTGGCGCAGAGCGGTGACGCCCTGCTCGGTCCGTCGTCGCGGCATCCGTTCGGCACCGACGACCTCGGACGGGACCTCTTCAGCCGGGTGCTCCACGGCATCCGCGCCGACCTCGCCATCGGTCTGACGGCCGTGCCCCTCGCCGCCGCGGCGGGCTGCGCCCTCGCCCTGCTCTCCGTCTCCTCCCGGGCTGCCGATGCCGCCGTCCAGCGGGCCTTCGACCTGGTGCTGGCCTTCCCCGGGCTGATCCTGGCCCTGACCCTCACCGCCATCTGGGGACCGGGCCGGCTGCCCGTCGTGGCCGTCATCGCCCTGGCGGAGACACCTGCTTTTGGCCGGCTGCTGCGGGGCGGCATCCTTGTACAGCGCGAACGCGAGTACGCCGTCGCCGCGCGGGTCGGCGGCGCGGGGCGGCTGCGCGTCCTGTTCCGCCACGTCCTGCCCAACGCCGTCGACCCCATCGTGGTCCAGATCGCCACCGCCCTGTCGGTCGCCGTGTTCATCGAGGGCGCCATGAGCTTCATCGGGGTCGGCATCAGGCCTCCGGAGCCCTCGCTCGGCAGCATCCTCAGCCAGTCCACGGGCTACATGGGCACCCACCCCACCTTCGCGGTGGCACCGCTGATCGCGGTGACCGCACTCGTCATCGGCTTCACGCTCGTCGGGGAAGCCCTGAACCGGGGGATCCGGCAGTGA
- a CDS encoding arylsulfatase, which yields MTSPATPATPDTPTRRDPYAGFAGRVGRTFAESEPSWQPGRRPGGRAPNVVVVLVDDMGYSDIGPFGSEVPTPVLDGLAAGGVRLANYHTMPLCSPARAALLTGLNPHRVGYSTVANFDPGFPGYGMEVGEDIPTLAEVLHDAGYATYAVGKWHLTRDSASNAADDRRNWPLQKGFDQYYGVLEGLTSLFHPHQLVRDNSPLDIDELPDGYYYTDDITDQAISMVKSLRAHDPDKPFFLYVAHNAVHGPLQAKPADIERHRGRYDGGWDALRGTRFARQIADGLLPEGTVLPERNSEAGFDVDPWTDLTPQQQRRYARYMEVYAAMVDNIDQNLGRLTDTLRALGELDNTIVVFTSDNGGTGEGGAEGTRSYFSRFVHQPVPDDWNEDVDRDTDLIGGPQSLVHYPRGWGMASNTPFRLYKGQTYAGGVRVPFVISWPEGLRRAAGDDGVRQQYQYVTDITPTLLELAGVRRPELWRSRPAQELDGVSFAPVLHDGRAPGAHTEQYCEMSGNRSYYRDGWKLVTLHRPGAPYDDGEWALYDLRTDPTETTDVAQENPDVVKELAAAWEAAAWRNGVFPLADGSGALARRNPAEERFHRPLTLLAGTPELERYRSSRLISFRSFDVTVELDEHAASDQGVLVSHGDQGGGYSLYVEDGRLRFAYNEYGELHETDAGPLPAGRRTITLSAAAVEGLRWEFRFLVDGVESGRSHSVHQLIGMAPLQGISVGVDRKSPVSWPVYERHRSFRYTGRLRSVTYTPGARAPYDPALVARALREAAAAFE from the coding sequence GTGACCAGCCCCGCCACCCCGGCCACTCCGGACACACCCACCCGTCGCGATCCCTACGCCGGCTTCGCCGGACGGGTCGGCCGTACCTTCGCCGAGTCCGAGCCTTCCTGGCAGCCGGGGCGCCGGCCCGGAGGGCGTGCCCCGAACGTCGTCGTGGTCCTGGTCGACGACATGGGTTACAGCGACATCGGCCCGTTCGGCTCGGAGGTCCCCACCCCCGTGCTCGACGGGCTGGCCGCGGGCGGCGTGCGCCTGGCCAACTACCACACCATGCCGCTGTGCTCCCCCGCCCGTGCCGCCCTGCTCACGGGTCTCAACCCGCACCGCGTCGGATACTCGACGGTCGCCAACTTCGACCCGGGTTTCCCCGGTTACGGCATGGAGGTCGGGGAGGACATCCCCACCCTGGCCGAGGTCCTCCACGACGCGGGCTACGCCACCTACGCCGTCGGCAAGTGGCACCTGACCCGCGACTCGGCGTCCAACGCCGCCGACGACCGGCGCAACTGGCCGCTGCAGAAGGGCTTCGACCAGTACTACGGCGTACTGGAGGGCCTGACCAGCCTCTTCCATCCGCACCAGCTGGTCCGCGACAACAGCCCGCTGGACATCGACGAGCTGCCCGACGGCTACTACTACACCGACGACATCACCGACCAGGCCATCTCCATGGTCAAGTCACTGCGGGCGCACGACCCCGACAAGCCGTTCTTCCTGTACGTCGCCCACAACGCGGTCCACGGCCCCCTCCAGGCCAAGCCCGCCGACATCGAACGCCATCGCGGACGCTACGACGGAGGCTGGGACGCGCTGCGCGGCACCCGCTTCGCCCGGCAGATCGCCGACGGGCTGCTCCCCGAGGGAACCGTCCTGCCGGAACGCAACTCCGAGGCGGGCTTCGACGTTGACCCATGGACCGATCTGACGCCGCAACAGCAGCGGCGGTACGCGCGCTACATGGAGGTGTACGCGGCGATGGTCGACAACATCGACCAGAACCTTGGCCGGCTCACCGACACCCTGCGCGCACTCGGCGAACTCGACAACACCATCGTCGTCTTCACCTCCGACAACGGCGGCACCGGGGAGGGCGGCGCCGAGGGAACGCGCAGCTACTTCAGCCGCTTCGTCCACCAGCCCGTCCCGGACGACTGGAACGAGGACGTGGACCGGGACACCGACCTCATCGGCGGCCCGCAGAGCCTGGTGCACTACCCGCGCGGCTGGGGCATGGCCTCCAACACCCCGTTCCGGCTCTACAAGGGCCAGACCTACGCGGGCGGCGTGCGCGTGCCGTTCGTCATCTCCTGGCCCGAGGGACTGCGGCGGGCCGCGGGCGACGACGGGGTCCGGCAGCAGTACCAGTACGTCACCGACATCACCCCCACCCTGCTGGAACTCGCCGGCGTGCGCCGCCCGGAGCTGTGGCGCTCGCGGCCCGCCCAGGAGCTCGACGGCGTCAGCTTCGCCCCCGTCCTGCACGACGGGCGGGCGCCCGGCGCCCACACCGAGCAGTACTGCGAGATGTCCGGCAACCGCAGCTACTACCGCGACGGCTGGAAGCTGGTCACGCTGCACCGCCCGGGCGCACCGTACGACGACGGCGAGTGGGCGCTGTACGACCTGCGCACCGACCCCACCGAAACCACCGACGTCGCCCAGGAGAATCCGGACGTGGTGAAGGAACTGGCCGCGGCGTGGGAGGCGGCGGCCTGGCGCAACGGCGTCTTCCCCCTCGCCGACGGCAGCGGCGCACTGGCCCGGCGCAACCCCGCCGAGGAGCGGTTCCACCGCCCCCTGACCCTGTTGGCGGGCACTCCCGAGCTGGAGCGCTACCGCTCCTCCCGGCTCATCTCGTTCCGGTCCTTCGACGTCACCGTGGAACTCGACGAGCACGCCGCCTCGGACCAGGGCGTACTGGTCTCGCACGGCGACCAGGGCGGGGGCTACAGCCTGTACGTAGAGGACGGACGGCTGCGCTTCGCGTACAACGAGTACGGCGAGCTGCACGAGACCGACGCCGGCCCGCTGCCCGCGGGCCGGCGGACGATCACGCTGTCGGCCGCCGCGGTGGAGGGCCTGCGCTGGGAGTTCCGCTTCCTGGTCGACGGCGTGGAGAGCGGCCGTTCGCACAGCGTCCACCAGCTGATCGGCATGGCGCCGCTCCAGGGGATCAGCGTGGGCGTGGACCGCAAGTCCCCGGTCTCCTGGCCGGTCTACGAGCGCCACCGCAGCTTCCGCTACACCGGCCGCCTGCGCTCGGTGACGTACACCCCCGGTGCACGGGCGCCCTACGATCCGGCGCTCGTGGCCCGCGCGCTCCGAGAGGCGGCCGCCGCCTTCGAATGA
- a CDS encoding type II toxin-antitoxin system RelE family toxin, which yields MAYPIVWNEAAVSGAARHLADDPAGLRQLLRAVDLLSGEPRPPGAAAHGPRLCRIHVGRYRVLYTVTRRPLTVTVLHVGRLG from the coding sequence ATGGCCTACCCCATCGTGTGGAACGAGGCCGCCGTGAGCGGCGCCGCCCGGCACCTCGCAGACGATCCCGCCGGACTGCGGCAGCTGCTGCGTGCGGTCGATCTGCTGTCCGGCGAGCCCCGGCCGCCGGGGGCCGCCGCGCACGGCCCACGGCTCTGCCGCATCCACGTCGGCCGGTACCGCGTCCTGTACACCGTCACCCGTCGTCCGCTGACCGTCACCGTCCTGCACGTCGGACGCCTCGGCTGA
- a CDS encoding FAD-dependent oxidoreductase — translation MNRRADIGRSYWMRTATLPAFAPLAGAAEADVAVIGSGIVGLSTAWELARAGVGVIVLEADALAGGVTGHTTAKLTALHTAVYDTLRSKHGSDVARRYAASQSAALRHVIEVAGELRADCELERRPAFTYCEEAEGVDALRAEADAARAAGLDASFVTATGLPFPVAGAVRVEDQAQFHPLKYLAGLVEDIVRLGGRLHEGSRVTRLDDGDPCRLTTDSGATVTARHVVVATHHPVFDDAVLSTRLTQHRDLVIAGELPAGQDPEGMYISQENGKRSVRTAPRADGGRLLIVTGEAFTPGTGEDTEAGYARLQDWAGQRFPGFATAHRWAAQDNSSTDALPLIGRLPTRGDNVYVATGFAGWGMTGGVLAGTIIASLVRGDEEPWDGLYDPGRVGSPLRSAPAYLKAQWDVGKHFVKDRLDSFGDGTNGPAEALRPGEGTVVRAGGKPCAVHRDDHGELHAVSAVCTHLGCLVAFNNAERTWECPCHGSRFGIDGEVLQGPALAPLERRDPTDL, via the coding sequence ATGAACCGACGTGCGGACATCGGCCGGTCCTACTGGATGCGGACGGCGACCCTGCCGGCCTTCGCCCCCCTGGCGGGGGCCGCCGAAGCGGATGTGGCGGTCATCGGCAGCGGCATCGTCGGCCTCAGCACCGCGTGGGAACTCGCCCGCGCGGGGGTCGGCGTCATCGTGCTGGAGGCGGACGCCCTGGCGGGCGGGGTCACGGGGCACACGACCGCGAAGCTCACCGCCCTGCACACGGCCGTGTACGACACGCTGCGGAGCAAGCACGGAAGCGACGTCGCGCGGCGGTACGCGGCGTCCCAGAGCGCGGCCCTGCGGCACGTCATCGAGGTGGCCGGGGAGCTTCGTGCCGACTGCGAGCTGGAGAGGCGTCCGGCCTTCACCTACTGCGAGGAGGCCGAGGGCGTGGACGCCCTGCGGGCGGAGGCGGACGCGGCGCGGGCGGCCGGACTGGACGCCTCGTTCGTGACCGCGACCGGGCTGCCCTTCCCGGTCGCCGGCGCCGTCCGGGTCGAGGACCAGGCCCAGTTCCACCCCCTCAAGTACCTGGCCGGGCTCGTCGAGGACATCGTCCGGCTCGGCGGACGGCTCCACGAGGGATCCCGCGTCACACGCCTCGACGACGGCGATCCGTGCCGGCTCACCACCGACTCCGGCGCCACCGTCACCGCGCGGCACGTGGTCGTCGCCACCCATCACCCCGTCTTCGACGACGCCGTGCTCTCCACCAGGCTCACGCAACACCGTGACCTCGTGATCGCCGGTGAGCTCCCCGCCGGCCAGGACCCCGAGGGCATGTACATCTCGCAGGAGAACGGCAAACGGTCCGTCCGCACCGCGCCACGGGCGGACGGCGGCCGACTGCTCATCGTCACCGGCGAGGCGTTCACACCGGGCACGGGCGAGGACACCGAGGCAGGCTACGCCCGCCTCCAGGACTGGGCCGGGCAGCGCTTCCCCGGCTTCGCCACCGCCCACCGGTGGGCCGCCCAGGACAACAGCTCGACGGACGCGCTGCCCCTCATCGGCCGCCTGCCGACGAGGGGCGACAACGTCTACGTGGCCACCGGGTTCGCCGGGTGGGGCATGACCGGCGGGGTACTGGCCGGCACGATCATCGCCTCCCTCGTCCGCGGCGACGAGGAGCCCTGGGACGGGCTCTACGACCCCGGCCGCGTCGGCTCACCCCTGCGGTCGGCCCCGGCCTACCTGAAGGCCCAGTGGGACGTCGGGAAGCACTTCGTCAAGGACCGCCTCGACAGCTTCGGCGACGGGACCAACGGCCCCGCCGAAGCCTTGCGGCCGGGTGAGGGCACGGTGGTCCGCGCAGGCGGCAAGCCCTGCGCCGTCCACCGCGACGATCACGGCGAACTGCACGCGGTATCCGCCGTCTGCACGCACCTCGGATGCCTGGTCGCCTTCAACAACGCCGAACGGACGTGGGAATGCCCCTGCCACGGCTCTCGCTTCGGCATCGACGGCGAGGTCCTCCAGGGCCCTGCGCTCGCTCCACTGGAGCGCCGGGACCCGACGGACCTCTGA
- a CDS encoding anti-sigma factor — translation MKHHASDAHTLTAAYALGALDPAERQAFEAHLQVCEACREEVAEFEATAARLAAAASQPPPATAKAQVMAAIDGVRQLPPRLPAPAAAPALGDILRRRAVPLALAASVAAAALGGIAVWQARDAQELKQQARQAQRQLDTVSAVLAAPDARTVHGKAANGALTTVVASARQNKAVFTAAGLPAPGAGKTYQLWLDHDGTMRPAGLVDHDGTVVLAGNPADAGAVGLTLEPAGGSPQPTTAPLLLMALPA, via the coding sequence ATGAAACACCACGCCAGCGACGCCCACACCCTCACCGCCGCCTACGCCCTCGGCGCCCTCGACCCGGCCGAACGCCAGGCCTTCGAGGCCCATCTCCAGGTCTGCGAGGCCTGCCGCGAGGAAGTCGCCGAGTTCGAGGCGACCGCCGCCCGCCTGGCCGCGGCCGCCTCCCAGCCGCCGCCCGCCACGGCCAAGGCGCAGGTCATGGCCGCCATCGACGGCGTACGCCAACTGCCCCCGCGCCTGCCCGCACCCGCCGCGGCGCCCGCCCTCGGCGACATCCTGCGCCGCCGGGCCGTGCCCCTGGCCCTGGCCGCCAGCGTCGCCGCCGCCGCACTCGGCGGGATCGCCGTATGGCAGGCCCGGGACGCACAGGAGCTGAAGCAGCAGGCCCGACAGGCCCAGCGGCAACTCGACACCGTCAGTGCCGTCCTGGCCGCCCCCGACGCACGCACCGTCCACGGCAAAGCGGCCAACGGGGCCCTGACCACCGTCGTCGCCTCCGCACGGCAGAACAAGGCCGTCTTCACCGCCGCCGGCCTCCCCGCCCCGGGCGCGGGAAAGACCTACCAGCTGTGGCTCGACCACGACGGCACCATGCGCCCCGCCGGACTCGTCGACCACGACGGCACGGTCGTCCTCGCCGGAAACCCGGCCGATGCCGGCGCCGTAGGCCTCACCCTCGAACCCGCCGGAGGCTCGCCCCAGCCCACCACCGCCCCGCTGCTCCTGATGGCCCTTCCCGCGTGA
- the sigK gene encoding ECF RNA polymerase sigma factor SigK, producing the protein MNQPTPFDTGRPGGPTRGDLTGLMQKVAQGDKQAFSGLYDALAPMVFGIVVKVVRDRAQAEEVAQEVMIDLWRQAARYRPEAGSVTTWAATIAHRRAVDRVRSAQAATDREYAQAAREHTTAFDEVAEQVETRLESEQVRRCMRGLTELQRQAVTLAYYRGLTYREVAEALRTPLPTIKTRMRDGLIRLRDCMGVTT; encoded by the coding sequence GTGAACCAACCGACCCCCTTCGACACCGGCCGCCCGGGCGGCCCCACCCGCGGCGATCTCACCGGCCTCATGCAGAAGGTCGCCCAGGGCGACAAACAGGCCTTCTCCGGCCTCTACGACGCCCTCGCGCCCATGGTGTTCGGCATCGTCGTCAAGGTCGTACGCGACCGGGCCCAGGCAGAGGAGGTTGCCCAGGAGGTCATGATCGACCTGTGGCGGCAGGCGGCCCGCTACCGCCCCGAAGCCGGATCCGTCACCACCTGGGCGGCGACGATCGCGCACCGGCGGGCCGTGGACCGGGTCCGCTCCGCCCAGGCGGCCACCGACCGCGAGTACGCCCAGGCCGCCCGCGAGCACACCACCGCCTTCGACGAGGTCGCCGAGCAGGTCGAGACCCGCCTGGAGTCCGAACAGGTACGCCGCTGCATGCGTGGCCTGACCGAGCTCCAGCGCCAGGCCGTGACCCTGGCCTACTACCGGGGGCTGACCTACCGTGAAGTCGCCGAAGCCCTGCGCACACCGCTTCCCACCATCAAGACACGCATGCGCGACGGGCTCATCCGGCTCCGCGACTGCATGGGGGTGACCACATGA